A single window of Mycolicibacterium aurum DNA harbors:
- a CDS encoding dihydrolipoyl dehydrogenase family protein has protein sequence MRVVVIGGGPAGVSAALHAAGLGAEVTLIERGRVGGTALNRGPAPVRTLARAARLMRDWSSWETFGLRGPRPDIDVAATLANSQRVAAYLYERKRIADHIRSEGVELVEEAGDARFVDANTVTTADGRTWTADRIIIAAGGRPGRLPIPGAEFGLTYEDLRSLTSLPERVCIIGAADTGCQLASILADFGCTVTLVEYAPRIVTRSDVDVSIALEHAFRNRGIDVVTGAAVHELVALEPGVRVLYRVGDEARTLDVDAAFFAVGWPGNTDTVDVAAAGVATERGYVTVDAYTATNVAHIFAAGDVDGNSMLVSSATLEGRVAAENAVLGLRRRVVHEIVPAGSFTDPEYGSVGLTEEQARARYDCVVAVARYEDILRPVADGQPEGFCKLIVETMRRHIVGAHVLGEYSAEVIQMVAACMAAGMRVEDVAELQFAFPTFSEGVSQAAQMIVNQLGVRPMPHLWSSLNTTPSVLE, from the coding sequence ATGCGCGTCGTCGTCATCGGGGGTGGTCCCGCCGGCGTCTCGGCTGCACTGCACGCCGCGGGACTCGGCGCAGAAGTCACCCTGATCGAGCGGGGGCGGGTCGGCGGTACCGCCCTCAACCGGGGTCCGGCGCCGGTGCGCACGCTGGCGCGTGCGGCACGCCTGATGCGGGACTGGAGTTCATGGGAAACCTTCGGTCTGCGCGGGCCGCGGCCGGACATCGACGTGGCTGCGACGCTGGCGAATTCCCAGCGCGTCGCCGCCTACCTCTATGAACGTAAGCGCATTGCCGACCACATCCGGTCCGAGGGTGTCGAACTCGTCGAGGAGGCGGGCGATGCCCGATTCGTCGATGCCAACACGGTCACCACGGCCGACGGGCGCACGTGGACTGCGGACCGGATCATCATCGCCGCCGGCGGCAGACCTGGGCGGCTGCCGATCCCCGGGGCCGAATTCGGGCTCACCTACGAGGACCTGCGCAGCCTGACCTCGCTGCCCGAGAGGGTGTGCATCATCGGTGCGGCGGACACCGGGTGCCAGCTCGCGTCGATCCTGGCCGACTTCGGCTGCACGGTCACGCTGGTGGAGTACGCGCCACGAATAGTGACGCGATCCGACGTCGACGTCTCGATCGCGCTCGAACACGCGTTCCGGAATCGCGGCATCGACGTCGTCACCGGCGCCGCGGTTCACGAGCTCGTAGCGCTCGAACCGGGGGTCCGCGTGCTGTACCGAGTCGGCGACGAGGCCAGGACGCTCGACGTGGATGCGGCATTCTTCGCCGTCGGCTGGCCGGGGAACACCGACACCGTGGACGTCGCCGCCGCGGGCGTGGCCACCGAGCGCGGTTACGTCACCGTCGATGCGTACACGGCGACGAATGTCGCGCACATCTTCGCCGCCGGAGACGTCGACGGGAACAGCATGCTCGTGAGCAGCGCGACTCTCGAAGGCCGGGTGGCCGCCGAGAACGCGGTGCTGGGGCTGCGTCGCCGGGTTGTCCACGAGATCGTCCCCGCCGGCAGCTTCACCGATCCCGAATACGGCAGTGTCGGGCTCACCGAGGAGCAGGCCCGCGCCCGCTACGACTGCGTCGTCGCCGTGGCTCGCTACGAAGACATCCTGCGGCCCGTTGCGGACGGTCAGCCGGAAGGCTTCTGCAAGCTGATCGTCGAGACCATGCGACGACACATCGTCGGTGCCCACGTGCTCGGTGAATACTCAGCCGAGGTGATCCAGATGGTCGCAGCGTGCATGGCGGCGGGCATGCGTGTCGAGGACGTAGCCGAACTCCAGTTCGCCTTTCCGACATTCAGTGAGGGGGTCAGTCAGGCCGCGCAGATGATCGTCAATCAGCTCGGCGTGCGCCCGATGCCCCACCTGTGGAGCAGTTTGAACACCACGCCGTCCGTTCTGGAATGA
- a CDS encoding GIY-YIG nuclease family protein, translated as MFVDPGPVPAEAGAHGWWFREIPGAIDVSGCEQRDGWTLLYVGISPGPPRADGKPQIPQDLRKRIRYHFGARNASADGSTLRKSLGVLLGDQLGFALRRIGSGKRQTFAGGEAVLTEWMAENATVSWVLHPEPWYLEPKLINALDLPLNIQNNERNAFAPELKKLRKDAAVKAGKMRVLAEWS; from the coding sequence GTGTTCGTCGACCCCGGCCCGGTGCCTGCCGAGGCGGGGGCCCACGGGTGGTGGTTCCGGGAGATTCCCGGCGCCATCGACGTCTCCGGTTGTGAACAGCGCGACGGTTGGACGCTGCTCTACGTCGGGATCAGCCCCGGCCCGCCGCGTGCCGACGGCAAGCCGCAGATCCCGCAGGATCTTCGCAAGCGCATCCGGTATCACTTCGGCGCCCGCAACGCCAGCGCCGACGGTTCCACGCTGCGCAAGTCCCTCGGCGTGCTGCTCGGCGATCAACTGGGTTTTGCCCTGCGCCGCATCGGTTCGGGCAAGCGGCAGACGTTCGCCGGCGGCGAGGCCGTCCTCACCGAGTGGATGGCCGAGAACGCGACGGTGTCCTGGGTGCTCCATCCGGAGCCGTGGTACCTGGAACCGAAACTGATCAACGCGCTGGACCTACCGCTGAACATTCAGAACAACGAGCGCAACGCCTTCGCGCCGGAGCTCAAGAAGCTGCGCAAAGACGCGGCGGTCAAGGCCGGCAAGATGCGTGTGCTCGCGGAGTGGTCGTAG
- a CDS encoding transglycosylase SLT domain-containing protein, with the protein MRGKRLGGAALIALALVGCSTPTAPPAAQNTPVTAPPSQTTGQPSRELVTAQPRLASDPARIADDLVADERALRDPASSTDVLLTAARRQQKAYRVLARHPEWDAIVRPRIPGPLLDAYDRNIDARRQLGSMSPGKSTLPAWRIQPPLPAEELLGYYRKAEAESGVAWNYLAAINFVETAFGRIAGVSTAGAQGPMQFMPSTFAAYGAGSDITSAHDSILAAGRFLAAHGFAGDRDAALYRYNNSDRYVRAINQYAAVIAAQPRDFAGYYLWDVYYKSTAGDVVLPVGYVATAPIPVEEYVTAHPQ; encoded by the coding sequence TTGAGAGGCAAGCGTCTTGGCGGCGCGGCGCTGATCGCCCTCGCCCTCGTCGGCTGCTCGACACCGACCGCACCTCCCGCCGCGCAGAACACCCCGGTGACTGCCCCGCCCTCGCAGACCACGGGGCAGCCCTCCCGCGAACTCGTGACGGCACAGCCGCGGCTCGCCTCGGATCCCGCCCGGATTGCCGACGATCTGGTGGCCGACGAGCGAGCCCTGCGCGACCCGGCGTCATCGACTGATGTCCTGCTGACCGCCGCGCGCCGCCAGCAGAAGGCCTACCGCGTGCTCGCCCGGCACCCGGAATGGGATGCGATCGTCCGCCCCCGCATCCCGGGTCCGCTGCTCGACGCCTACGACCGCAACATCGATGCGCGCCGCCAGCTCGGCTCGATGAGCCCGGGGAAATCCACGCTGCCCGCATGGCGTATCCAGCCGCCGCTGCCGGCCGAGGAGCTGCTGGGCTACTACCGGAAGGCAGAAGCGGAATCCGGGGTGGCCTGGAATTATCTGGCAGCCATCAACTTCGTGGAGACCGCCTTCGGGCGCATCGCCGGCGTCAGCACCGCCGGGGCGCAGGGACCCATGCAATTCATGCCGTCGACGTTCGCGGCCTACGGTGCCGGCAGCGACATCACCTCGGCGCACGACAGCATCCTGGCGGCGGGCAGATTTCTCGCCGCACACGGCTTCGCCGGCGATCGTGACGCCGCGCTCTACCGCTACAACAACTCGGACCGGTACGTGCGGGCCATCAACCAGTACGCGGCGGTGATCGCCGCCCAGCCAAGGGATTTCGCCGGGTACTACCTGTGGGACGTGTACTACAAGTCGACAGCCGGGGACGTCGTCCTGCCCGTCGGTTACGTTGCCACCGCGCCGATTCCCGTCGAGGAGTATGTGACGGCGCACCCGCAGTAG
- a CDS encoding DUF1460 domain-containing protein translates to MLAQFVVALRIAAAGLFLIVIGAATALPAAASPAVQISTASEQTLTSLLATTADDAGAGRSARADLISRQFLGTPYGAHTLVGSATVPEQLVVELDKVDCFTYADYVEALKRGRTRDDFLAGLIDVRYKDGVVAFANRKHFFTDWSATTPPVATDVTAALSDDAVQAAKNLNSKDAGGVYLPGLPVVPRTVTYVPSALVDDDVISGLRTGDYIGAYAEDGGLDVTHVGIYVATPEGPVFRHASSSSADHRVVDSPLSAYLQTVPGIVVLRPLV, encoded by the coding sequence ATGTTGGCACAGTTCGTGGTCGCGCTGCGGATCGCGGCCGCCGGGCTGTTCCTCATCGTCATCGGGGCCGCGACCGCGCTGCCTGCCGCCGCATCGCCGGCCGTGCAGATCTCCACCGCGAGCGAACAGACGCTGACGTCGCTTCTGGCCACGACCGCCGACGACGCAGGAGCCGGCCGCTCGGCACGCGCGGACCTGATATCGCGGCAGTTCCTCGGGACGCCCTACGGCGCCCACACTCTCGTCGGGTCGGCCACCGTGCCCGAACAACTCGTCGTCGAGCTCGACAAGGTGGATTGCTTCACCTATGCCGACTACGTCGAAGCGCTGAAAAGAGGCCGCACCCGCGACGACTTCCTCGCAGGCCTGATCGACGTCCGCTACAAGGACGGCGTCGTGGCCTTCGCGAACCGGAAGCACTTCTTCACCGACTGGTCCGCCACCACTCCCCCTGTCGCCACCGACGTCACCGCCGCCCTCAGCGACGACGCGGTCCAGGCGGCCAAGAACCTCAACAGCAAGGATGCCGGCGGGGTCTACCTGCCGGGGCTGCCGGTGGTGCCACGCACCGTCACCTACGTTCCCAGCGCACTCGTCGACGACGACGTCATCAGCGGGCTCCGTACCGGTGACTACATCGGTGCCTACGCCGAAGACGGCGGCCTCGACGTCACCCACGTCGGCATCTACGTCGCCACACCGGAGGGGCCCGTCTTCCGCCACGCCTCGTCGTCCAGCGCAGACCACCGGGTGGTCGATTCGCCCCTGTCCGCGTACCTGCAGACGGTCCCGGGAATCGTGGTGCTCCGCCCGCTCGTCTGA
- a CDS encoding acyl-CoA dehydrogenase family protein, translating into MQLALTPEEAAFRDELRTFYRTEIPAEIRERTRAATEANREDIVTTHKILNDHGLAVPNWPVEWGGKDWTPTQQQIWLDEMQLASVPEPLTFNANMVGPVIAEFGSQEVKERFLPPTAALDIWWCQGFSEPEAGSDLASLRTTALRDGDSYVVNGQKTWTTLGQYADWIFCLVRTDPNAPKKQAGISFLLIDMNTPGITLRPIKLIDGSFEVNEVFFEDVRVPADQLVGEENQGWGYAKFLLGNERNGIAQVGRTKLRLAEVKERAQASGLIEDPLFAARLAEAENDVLALELTQMRVASGSKGGKPNPASSVLKLRGSQLQQVATDLLVEVAGADALPFGAEGIASPEWAQHTAPRYLNYRKTSIYGGSNEVQRTIIASTILGL; encoded by the coding sequence ATGCAGCTGGCGCTCACGCCCGAAGAAGCCGCGTTCCGCGACGAGCTTCGCACTTTCTACCGAACCGAGATTCCCGCCGAGATCCGCGAACGCACCCGCGCGGCCACCGAGGCCAACCGCGAGGACATCGTCACCACGCACAAGATCCTCAACGACCACGGCCTCGCGGTGCCCAACTGGCCCGTGGAGTGGGGCGGCAAGGACTGGACGCCGACGCAGCAGCAGATCTGGCTCGACGAGATGCAGCTGGCCAGCGTGCCCGAGCCGCTGACGTTCAACGCCAACATGGTGGGCCCGGTGATCGCCGAGTTCGGCTCCCAGGAGGTCAAGGAGCGGTTCCTGCCGCCCACCGCCGCGCTGGACATCTGGTGGTGCCAGGGCTTCTCCGAGCCCGAGGCCGGTTCCGATCTGGCGTCGCTGCGCACGACCGCCCTGCGCGACGGTGACAGCTACGTCGTCAACGGTCAGAAGACGTGGACGACGCTGGGCCAGTACGCCGACTGGATCTTCTGCCTGGTGCGCACCGACCCGAACGCCCCGAAGAAGCAGGCCGGCATCTCGTTCCTGCTCATCGACATGAACACCCCGGGCATCACACTGCGCCCCATCAAGCTGATCGACGGCAGCTTCGAGGTGAACGAAGTCTTCTTCGAAGATGTCCGCGTCCCGGCCGACCAGCTCGTCGGCGAGGAGAACCAGGGCTGGGGCTACGCCAAATTCCTGCTGGGCAACGAACGCAACGGCATCGCGCAGGTGGGCCGCACCAAATTGCGGCTCGCCGAGGTGAAGGAACGCGCGCAGGCCAGCGGCCTGATCGAGGACCCGCTGTTCGCCGCCCGGCTGGCCGAGGCCGAGAACGACGTGCTGGCACTGGAACTCACGCAGATGCGGGTGGCCTCCGGATCGAAGGGCGGCAAGCCCAACCCCGCCTCATCGGTGCTCAAACTGCGCGGCAGCCAACTGCAGCAGGTCGCGACCGACCTACTGGTGGAGGTCGCAGGCGCAGATGCGCTGCCGTTCGGCGCTGAGGGCATCGCCTCCCCCGAGTGGGCACAACACACCGCACCGCGCTACCTCAACTACCGCAAGACCTCCATCTACGGCGGCAGCAACGAGGTCCAGCGCACCATCATCGCCTCGACCATCCTCGGATTGTGA
- a CDS encoding acyl-CoA dehydrogenase family protein, which yields MDFQLSEEQVLLRDTTREMLTRKYDTESRLKAIDSDLGWSREVWTQLAEVGVLGLGFEEDAGGQIEILVVLTEIGRRLAPEPVLHAALGPGALIAEVGTEQQRALLDEVAAGERLLALAHLEPGMGRPTATVTTSATRDGDSWVISGTKNPVLAGDCADTLVVSAALPDGGTGLFLVDASTVQRHPYRTFDGQRGAQIDFDGVAAEPLGEAGDASTAIERALVRVSSGLCAEALGAMEEALRLTSEYLTQRKQFGVTLSKFQTLTQRAADMYVSLELARSMTFYAAMSVADGDLDPTIAARAKLQIGRSGRHISEEAIQLHGGIGVTAEYPVGHYAARLTAIEHTLGSTRDQLHVLAGQLGDYEVVTV from the coding sequence ATGGACTTCCAACTGAGCGAAGAACAGGTCCTGCTACGGGACACCACCCGCGAGATGTTGACGCGCAAGTACGACACGGAAAGCCGGCTCAAGGCCATCGACAGTGATCTCGGCTGGAGCCGCGAAGTGTGGACGCAGCTGGCCGAGGTCGGTGTCCTCGGACTCGGGTTCGAGGAGGACGCGGGCGGCCAGATCGAGATCCTGGTGGTGCTGACCGAGATCGGGCGACGGCTGGCGCCTGAGCCCGTGCTTCATGCGGCCCTGGGCCCGGGCGCGCTGATCGCCGAGGTGGGCACCGAGCAGCAGCGGGCCCTGCTCGACGAGGTCGCGGCCGGGGAACGCCTGCTGGCCCTCGCGCATCTGGAGCCCGGCATGGGCAGGCCGACCGCGACGGTCACCACCAGCGCGACGCGTGACGGTGACTCGTGGGTGATCAGCGGAACCAAGAACCCCGTGCTGGCCGGCGACTGCGCCGACACGCTGGTTGTCAGCGCGGCGCTGCCCGACGGCGGCACCGGACTGTTCCTCGTCGACGCCTCGACGGTGCAGCGGCACCCGTACCGCACCTTCGACGGTCAACGGGGCGCGCAGATCGATTTCGACGGGGTGGCCGCCGAACCGCTCGGAGAGGCCGGCGACGCATCCACGGCCATCGAGCGGGCCCTGGTGCGAGTCTCGTCCGGCCTGTGCGCCGAGGCGCTCGGCGCGATGGAAGAGGCTCTGCGGCTGACAAGCGAATACCTCACCCAGCGTAAGCAATTCGGCGTGACGCTGAGCAAGTTCCAGACGCTCACCCAGCGCGCCGCCGACATGTACGTCTCCCTTGAGCTCGCCCGCAGCATGACCTTCTACGCCGCCATGTCGGTCGCTGACGGCGATCTCGATCCGACCATCGCGGCGCGGGCCAAGCTGCAGATCGGCCGCTCGGGGCGCCACATCAGTGAGGAAGCGATCCAGCTGCACGGCGGCATCGGCGTGACGGCCGAATACCCGGTCGGGCACTACGCGGCGCGACTCACCGCGATCGAGCACACGCTCGGGTCCACCCGGGATCAGCTGCACGTGCTCGCCGGCCAGCTCGGCGACTACGAGGTGGTCACCGTCTAG
- a CDS encoding NAD-binding protein, which translates to MVGHTIVLGADALAVRIVEELRSAGATVTVIERADQLASAGLSTAAAVVCVSPDDAENLEIALLARQMSASVRVVARLANGVLRDAMAAGNGPGAVLDVADLAAPSVVEACLARTTHTIVAGGVNFVVSGADAPRAGTLREIYGDLAPVAVLRGENSPRPGELSVCPGRDLTVAEGDWVAMIGTADELPGYQIAGTGAKAGARHSPRARVFGAVRAFRQDVNPNFYRALAASLALLTLSTMLLWFTYDKPGMSFVDALYFSTETIATVGYGDFSFIDQPTWLRLFGVVLMFAGVTSTAVLMAFVADLLLSRRIAQSAGRRKVRELQNHIIVVGLGSFGIRVAADLKAAGHDVAVIERNDDNRYLSAAAELDVPVIFGDATLPSTLEAARIDDAAAVAVLTHDDMVNIETGIVLRERLGPRWMKSHPGTGVPVVLRVFDRSLGSAVSHRFGFENVRSTVELAAPWFIGAALGLTVFGTFSVGQASFMVGGVRVEPDSELDGMHMADLSTHTRVIAIAGPSGSWELHPRRGSRLSAGDTAYLVGPYHELLDTLGKGQRAQPETLLFG; encoded by the coding sequence ATGGTTGGGCACACCATCGTCCTCGGCGCCGACGCGCTCGCGGTGCGCATCGTCGAGGAGCTCCGTAGCGCGGGCGCAACGGTGACCGTCATCGAACGTGCGGACCAGCTGGCCTCGGCCGGGCTGTCGACCGCCGCCGCCGTGGTGTGCGTGAGCCCCGATGACGCCGAGAATCTTGAGATCGCGCTGCTGGCACGGCAAATGAGTGCCTCGGTACGGGTGGTCGCCCGGTTGGCAAACGGGGTCCTTCGTGACGCCATGGCTGCCGGCAACGGTCCGGGCGCCGTATTGGACGTCGCCGATCTTGCGGCACCGTCGGTGGTGGAGGCATGCCTGGCGCGCACCACGCACACCATCGTCGCCGGCGGAGTGAACTTCGTGGTCTCCGGTGCGGATGCCCCGCGGGCCGGCACGCTCCGCGAGATCTACGGCGACCTGGCGCCGGTTGCCGTCCTGCGCGGGGAGAACTCACCTCGACCTGGCGAGCTCAGCGTCTGTCCGGGTCGAGATCTGACCGTCGCTGAAGGCGATTGGGTCGCGATGATCGGGACCGCCGACGAACTTCCCGGGTATCAGATCGCCGGCACCGGCGCTAAGGCCGGTGCGCGACACAGTCCCCGTGCGCGGGTCTTCGGCGCGGTGCGCGCGTTTCGGCAGGACGTCAATCCCAATTTCTACCGCGCACTCGCCGCATCGCTGGCCTTGCTGACACTGTCGACGATGCTGCTCTGGTTCACCTACGACAAGCCGGGAATGAGCTTTGTCGACGCTCTCTACTTCTCCACCGAGACGATTGCGACGGTGGGCTACGGAGACTTCAGCTTCATCGACCAACCGACCTGGCTACGCCTGTTCGGCGTCGTACTGATGTTCGCGGGGGTCACTTCCACCGCGGTCCTGATGGCGTTCGTCGCTGATCTGCTCCTGTCCCGACGCATCGCGCAGTCCGCCGGCCGCCGTAAAGTGCGCGAACTGCAGAACCACATCATCGTCGTCGGACTCGGCTCTTTCGGAATCCGCGTCGCCGCCGATCTCAAGGCCGCGGGCCACGACGTCGCGGTCATCGAACGCAACGACGACAATCGATATCTCTCTGCCGCAGCCGAGTTGGACGTCCCGGTGATCTTCGGTGACGCGACCCTGCCCTCGACGCTGGAGGCGGCCCGGATCGACGACGCGGCGGCCGTGGCAGTCCTGACCCACGATGACATGGTCAACATCGAGACGGGCATCGTCCTGCGCGAGCGCCTGGGCCCGCGATGGATGAAATCGCACCCCGGCACCGGTGTCCCTGTGGTGCTTCGGGTGTTCGACCGCTCCCTGGGATCGGCAGTCTCCCATCGATTCGGTTTCGAAAATGTGCGCTCGACAGTCGAATTGGCGGCGCCGTGGTTCATCGGCGCCGCGCTCGGACTCACGGTTTTCGGGACGTTCTCGGTAGGGCAGGCATCCTTCATGGTCGGCGGCGTACGCGTCGAGCCGGACAGCGAACTGGATGGGATGCACATGGCCGACCTGTCGACCCACACCCGGGTGATCGCCATTGCCGGCCCCAGCGGCTCGTGGGAGTTACATCCACGCCGTGGTTCGCGGCTGTCGGCCGGCGATACCGCATACCTGGTAGGGCCTTACCACGAGCTGCTGGACACCTTGGGCAAGGGACAGCGGGCCCAGCCCGAAACTCTGCTGTTCGGTTGA
- a CDS encoding SDR family NAD(P)-dependent oxidoreductase: protein MTSDWSPSRLGNLSGKRIIVTGATNGVGLATARALAGAGAHVILAVRNLDLGAQRAAEMGGDTEVVKLDLADQASVRAFPTLFEGDVDILINNAGLVAQTRSDTVDGFEITLGTNFLGPFALTNLLFDRVRSQIINVGSDAHKRATFAFDDPHLRSRTWSSFPAYARSKLAVMLWGLELDRRLRTAGSPVVAQLTHPGWVASNLTNVSDTRMMAAVHTVAQSLANRIGNDIDAGAAPTLYCITEPIPPGSYVGIDGRFGFKGGPALSGRTANACDYEAAARLWEIAEKETGTTLSV from the coding sequence GTGACTTCGGATTGGTCGCCGAGCCGACTCGGCAATCTCAGCGGCAAGCGCATCATCGTGACCGGTGCGACCAACGGCGTCGGGTTGGCGACCGCCCGCGCCCTCGCCGGCGCCGGCGCCCACGTGATCCTGGCGGTGCGCAACCTCGACCTGGGTGCGCAGCGCGCCGCCGAGATGGGCGGGGACACCGAGGTGGTGAAGCTGGACCTCGCCGACCAGGCTTCGGTGCGGGCGTTCCCCACCCTGTTCGAGGGCGACGTGGACATCCTGATCAACAACGCCGGCCTGGTCGCCCAGACCCGCAGCGACACCGTCGACGGTTTCGAGATCACGCTCGGCACCAATTTCCTGGGTCCGTTCGCCCTGACCAATCTGCTCTTCGACCGGGTGCGATCGCAGATCATCAACGTCGGTTCCGACGCCCACAAGCGGGCGACGTTCGCCTTCGACGACCCGCATCTGCGGTCGCGTACCTGGTCGTCGTTTCCGGCCTACGCCCGTTCGAAGCTGGCGGTCATGCTGTGGGGGCTGGAGCTCGATCGACGGCTGCGTACGGCGGGGTCACCCGTCGTGGCCCAGCTGACCCACCCCGGCTGGGTCGCATCGAATCTGACCAACGTGTCCGACACGCGCATGATGGCCGCGGTTCACACCGTTGCGCAGTCGTTGGCCAACAGGATCGGCAACGACATCGACGCCGGTGCGGCGCCGACGCTGTACTGCATCACCGAGCCGATTCCACCCGGCAGCTACGTCGGCATCGACGGCCGCTTCGGGTTCAAGGGCGGGCCGGCGCTGAGCGGACGCACCGCCAACGCCTGCGACTACGAGGCTGCCGCCCGGCTGTGGGAGATCGCCGAAAAAGAGACCGGCACAACGCTTTCCGTGTAG
- a CDS encoding nuclear transport factor 2 family protein, whose protein sequence is MTDSAREIENLIYTYAERLDAGDLDGVAALFAHGRIAGMEDGPPETVFTGVSGVRGMYEMATRLYEDGTPKTRHLTSNVRIYVDEAAGTAHGGAYYCVTQATPDLPLQIIVTGHYRDTFHRIDGTWWFDTRIMFVDQVGDTSHHLKF, encoded by the coding sequence ATGACAGACAGCGCCCGCGAGATCGAGAACCTGATCTACACCTACGCCGAGCGTCTCGACGCCGGCGATCTGGACGGGGTGGCCGCCCTGTTCGCCCATGGGCGCATCGCCGGGATGGAGGACGGACCGCCCGAGACGGTGTTCACCGGGGTGTCCGGGGTGCGGGGGATGTACGAGATGGCCACCCGCCTGTACGAAGACGGCACGCCCAAGACCAGACATCTGACGAGCAACGTCCGGATCTACGTGGACGAGGCCGCAGGCACCGCGCACGGCGGCGCGTACTACTGCGTCACCCAGGCGACGCCCGACCTGCCGCTGCAGATCATCGTGACGGGGCACTACCGCGACACCTTCCACCGCATCGACGGCACGTGGTGGTTCGACACCCGGATCATGTTCGTCGACCAGGTCGGGGACACCAGCCACCATCTGAAGTTCTGA
- a CDS encoding sulfotransferase family protein, which produces MAESSSAPFDATRLTAAAQEKEGLQDWGPLPFEVPLEVLTDSYSSADLNDIGVHILRSGLVHSLRMRLRAQEWFRRYPEIAQETILAPIVVVGMMRSGTTLLQRLLAADERFHCAYGWEVVEVAPKLDYRWTAEEDPRIAVSEKREAMSRELAPELFAIHPMYAREPEEEIVFLSDAFLSHVPESGAHVPAYRAWIDTQDFTPAYRYLHRMLQFLQWQKRQAGGPTAQPDPRRWVLKSPAHLGYLDVLRSQFPDLHVVHMHRDPRETIPSGASLNATLHAMHADHVDRRRVGTEWLGRMGWTNDRAMDTRAAWDDESARCTDIEFADAVADPVGQVSRVYDAIGLDMTGTAESAMRRWLADRPREVPRPHYAAGDFGLSDAEIEERFAAYNARFRSTPQPTRRT; this is translated from the coding sequence GTGGCCGAGTCCTCCAGCGCGCCTTTCGACGCGACCCGACTCACTGCCGCCGCGCAGGAGAAGGAGGGGCTGCAGGATTGGGGCCCACTGCCGTTCGAGGTGCCGCTGGAGGTGCTGACCGACAGCTACTCAAGCGCTGACCTGAACGACATCGGCGTCCACATCCTGCGGTCGGGACTGGTGCACAGCCTGCGGATGCGGTTACGCGCCCAGGAGTGGTTCCGGCGCTATCCCGAGATCGCGCAGGAGACGATCCTCGCGCCCATCGTGGTGGTCGGCATGATGCGCAGCGGAACGACGCTGCTGCAACGGCTGCTCGCCGCCGACGAGCGCTTCCACTGCGCGTACGGCTGGGAGGTCGTCGAGGTGGCGCCCAAGCTCGATTACCGGTGGACCGCCGAGGAGGACCCCCGCATCGCCGTCAGCGAGAAGCGCGAGGCCATGTCGCGCGAGTTGGCTCCCGAACTGTTCGCCATTCACCCGATGTACGCGCGCGAGCCCGAAGAGGAGATCGTCTTCCTGTCGGACGCCTTCCTGTCCCACGTGCCCGAGTCCGGCGCGCACGTGCCCGCGTACCGGGCCTGGATCGACACCCAGGACTTCACCCCCGCGTATCGGTATCTGCATCGCATGCTGCAGTTCCTGCAGTGGCAGAAACGGCAAGCCGGTGGACCGACCGCGCAGCCCGATCCCCGGCGATGGGTGCTCAAGTCTCCCGCCCATCTCGGGTATCTCGACGTGCTGCGCAGCCAGTTTCCCGACCTTCACGTCGTCCATATGCATCGAGACCCCCGCGAGACCATCCCGTCCGGAGCGAGCCTCAACGCCACCCTGCACGCCATGCACGCCGATCACGTGGATCGCCGACGTGTCGGCACCGAGTGGCTGGGCCGGATGGGATGGACCAACGACCGCGCGATGGACACCCGCGCGGCGTGGGACGACGAGTCGGCGCGGTGCACCGACATCGAGTTCGCCGACGCGGTCGCCGATCCGGTCGGCCAGGTGTCCCGGGTCTACGACGCGATCGGACTCGACATGACCGGTACCGCGGAGTCGGCGATGCGGCGCTGGCTCGCCGACCGCCCCCGCGAAGTTCCCCGGCCGCACTATGCAGCAGGCGATTTCGGGCTGAGCGACGCCGAGATCGAGGAACGGTTCGCCGCCTACAACGCACGCTTTCGCTCCACGCCCCAACCCACGAGGAGGACCTAG